The proteins below are encoded in one region of Streptomyces ficellus:
- a CDS encoding helix-turn-helix domain-containing protein, giving the protein MATVHHWTGLEAKALRLALRLSVRAFAEHLGVGVRTVSKWEKLQALTEPRPDTQAILDTALARADAATHLRFETFLSEAGRPGAEASGRRVTPAGPLAWEYESWTDDLDRAVVALSRQDFTFAESLISRWTSRFTPLRLDDRGLYLFARSTALLGDLQRDQGSVVGPLSAQRSYVTAKSLFTQLDIPRRIAQLDLSLAVVAEMSGKLESAARQYEHLAVDDRLSRRDRARSRLWVGTALSKDGQHDYATRVMLAATRDFEDLAEPEDWSVAHQKIALAHRGAGDLSSALQFITVARGTSTTDAPMQKVRLDTAHGHILLSDPATRDDGLHVLDKAATMAARFGLSHQLASIENIKAMSTGPSGPSSR; this is encoded by the coding sequence GTGGCGACCGTGCACCATTGGACCGGCCTGGAAGCCAAGGCACTCCGGCTCGCGCTGCGGCTGAGCGTCCGCGCGTTCGCCGAACACCTCGGCGTCGGCGTGCGGACCGTCTCCAAGTGGGAAAAGCTCCAAGCGCTGACCGAGCCCCGCCCGGACACCCAGGCGATCCTCGACACGGCCCTGGCCCGCGCGGACGCGGCCACCCATCTGCGGTTCGAGACCTTCCTCTCCGAGGCTGGACGCCCCGGGGCGGAGGCATCAGGGCGGCGGGTGACACCGGCCGGGCCACTGGCCTGGGAGTACGAATCGTGGACCGACGACCTCGACCGGGCCGTGGTCGCCCTGTCGAGGCAGGACTTCACCTTCGCCGAGAGCCTCATCAGCAGGTGGACCAGCCGGTTCACCCCGCTCAGGCTCGATGACCGCGGCCTGTACCTCTTCGCCCGCTCGACCGCCCTCCTCGGCGATCTCCAGCGCGACCAGGGCAGCGTGGTCGGCCCCCTGTCCGCCCAGCGTTCCTATGTCACCGCCAAGTCGCTGTTCACCCAGCTCGACATTCCCCGCCGGATCGCCCAGCTCGACCTGTCCCTCGCCGTGGTCGCCGAGATGTCCGGGAAACTGGAGAGTGCCGCCCGCCAGTACGAGCACCTCGCGGTCGACGACCGGCTCTCCCGCCGCGACCGGGCCAGGTCCCGGCTGTGGGTGGGGACCGCGCTGAGCAAGGACGGCCAGCACGACTATGCAACCCGCGTGATGCTGGCCGCGACCCGCGACTTCGAGGACCTCGCCGAGCCGGAGGACTGGTCGGTGGCCCACCAGAAAATCGCCCTGGCCCACCGTGGCGCCGGCGACCTCTCCTCCGCCCTGCAGTTCATCACCGTCGCCCGTGGCACCTCCACCACTGACGCCCCCATGCAGAAGGTCCGCCTGGACACCGCCCACGGACACATCCTGCTGAGCGACCCCGCGACCCGCGATGATGGCCTTCACGTCCTCGACAAGGCCGCGACCATGGCCGCCCGCTTCGGGCTGTCCCACCAGCTGGCCAGCATCGAGAACATCAAGGCCATGAGCACGGGGCCGTCCGGCCCCTCCAGCCGGTGA
- a CDS encoding ATP-binding protein, with protein sequence MEPLTEHRGVSGPVVYGFLRLVRVSAARQDALHDALAEYCRRHELALHGVFTERRAGTERSAVFTGLLDALDLRGTYGVVLPALSHLGPKTIATPRQARVIASGARLLLVRGPRTPRPAPLGPGPRPNGAAAAVPPPPWTTTREAPMPVATQTFFDHRPESVKAARDFTTRTLRDWGLDDTGDIRLVVSELATNALSHGSERHRGFLVRLEAQTDGVRLEVHDSRDALQPLPDPAEPDPAAETGRGLVIAAALAARWGVTPRQPSGKIVWSHFPTALPATPVQVSQEVRTC encoded by the coding sequence ATGGAGCCCCTCACCGAGCATCGCGGCGTCAGCGGCCCGGTCGTCTATGGCTTCCTGAGGCTGGTGCGGGTCTCCGCCGCCCGCCAGGACGCCCTGCACGACGCTCTGGCTGAGTACTGCCGCCGGCACGAGCTCGCCCTGCACGGGGTCTTCACCGAACGGAGGGCGGGCACCGAGCGGTCGGCCGTGTTCACCGGCCTGCTGGACGCCCTGGACCTGCGCGGCACCTACGGCGTCGTCCTGCCCGCTCTCTCGCACCTGGGGCCGAAGACGATAGCCACCCCCCGGCAGGCCCGGGTCATCGCCTCCGGCGCCCGGCTGCTGCTGGTCCGCGGCCCCCGCACCCCCCGCCCGGCTCCCCTCGGCCCGGGGCCCCGTCCGAACGGGGCCGCCGCCGCAGTCCCGCCCCCGCCCTGGACCACGACACGTGAGGCCCCCATGCCTGTAGCGACTCAGACGTTCTTCGACCACCGGCCCGAATCGGTCAAAGCGGCACGTGACTTCACCACCAGGACGCTGAGGGACTGGGGCCTGGACGACACCGGCGACATCCGCCTGGTCGTCTCGGAACTCGCCACCAACGCGCTCTCCCACGGCAGCGAACGCCACCGCGGCTTCCTCGTCCGCCTGGAGGCCCAGACCGACGGCGTCCGCCTGGAAGTCCACGACAGCCGCGACGCTCTCCAGCCCCTGCCCGACCCCGCCGAACCGGACCCGGCGGCCGAGACCGGCCGAGGACTGGTGATCGCCGCCGCCCTCGCCGCCCGCTGGGGCGTCACCCCCCGCCAGCCGAGCGGGAAGATCGTCTGGTCTCACTTCCCCACCGCCTTGCCGGCCACCCCGGTCCAAGTCAGTCAGGAGGTCCGGACATGCTGA
- a CDS encoding WbqC family protein, which translates to MCAIHQPNLFPRLTTLAKLFAADTWIVLDDVRFNRRDYQHRTRLGALTDPDRTRWLSIPTHLPKGCQTAIRDALIADPASARRRTEAMIRQEYRTSHHWAVLQQALEPVWAAFDTGRTAAVAEISTRVLLDLLGWNGRVQTASGLPARPERSQRLADLTAAVGADTYLCGTGGMTYLDPAPFTTRGVAVAPFLPPAAGIWASARRVTSLWALAHLGPDGIAARLQTLTGSPDSLEAAA; encoded by the coding sequence TTGTGCGCGATCCACCAGCCCAACCTCTTCCCGAGGCTGACCACCCTGGCGAAGCTGTTCGCGGCAGACACCTGGATCGTCCTCGACGACGTCCGGTTCAACCGCCGCGACTACCAGCACCGCACCCGCCTCGGGGCCCTGACAGACCCGGACCGGACCCGGTGGCTGTCCATTCCCACCCACCTGCCCAAGGGCTGCCAGACCGCCATCCGGGACGCTCTGATCGCAGACCCCGCCTCGGCCCGGCGACGGACCGAGGCGATGATCCGGCAGGAATACCGGACCAGCCACCACTGGGCGGTTCTCCAGCAGGCTCTGGAGCCGGTCTGGGCCGCGTTCGACACCGGCCGGACCGCCGCCGTCGCCGAGATCTCCACTCGCGTCCTGCTGGACCTCCTCGGCTGGAACGGACGCGTCCAGACCGCGAGCGGGCTGCCCGCCCGGCCGGAACGGTCCCAGCGGCTCGCCGACCTCACAGCCGCAGTCGGCGCCGACACGTACCTGTGCGGGACCGGCGGGATGACGTACCTCGACCCTGCCCCGTTCACCACCCGCGGCGTCGCCGTCGCCCCGTTCCTGCCCCCCGCCGCCGGGATCTGGGCCTCCGCCCGGCGCGTCACCTCCCTGTGGGCCCTGGCCCACCTCGGCCCGGACGGCATCGCCGCCCGGCTTCAAACCCTCACCGGCAGCCCAGACTCGCTCGAAGCCGCGGCCTGA
- a CDS encoding ABC transporter permease, with the protein MNPRVEDSEEDRHQEEDRHRDDDVRENEPAAGRGASGRGASGRGASGRGGAGRRPGAAGRRVPVRKLVVMPAVLAVLLLVTYLWISNVHLDVIAENALAGGNVQLRLWQHVKLTAVSTFWVLLIAIPLGIALTRHGLSRGAPVATAVANVGQATPAIGLLALLVIWLGIGPSTAVTGMVIYAVLPVLSNTMAGLRAIDPQLVEAARGIGMSAAGRLLRVELPLAVPLILAGVRTALVLNVGTATLATFVGGGGLGDLITTGIQTQRMAVLVLGSVLTVALALLVDWLASLAELAMTPRGLEAG; encoded by the coding sequence GTGAACCCCCGGGTGGAGGACTCCGAGGAGGACCGGCACCAGGAGGAGGACCGGCACCGGGACGACGACGTCCGGGAGAACGAACCCGCGGCCGGACGGGGCGCGTCCGGACGGGGCGCGTCCGGACGGGGCGCGTCCGGACGGGGCGGGGCCGGGCGGCGGCCGGGCGCGGCCGGCCGGCGCGTCCCGGTGCGGAAGCTGGTCGTCATGCCGGCGGTGCTGGCCGTGCTGCTGCTGGTGACGTACCTGTGGATCTCGAACGTCCACCTGGACGTGATCGCCGAGAACGCGCTGGCGGGCGGGAACGTCCAGTTGCGGCTGTGGCAGCACGTCAAGCTCACGGCGGTGTCCACGTTCTGGGTGCTGCTGATCGCGATCCCGCTGGGGATCGCGCTGACGCGGCACGGTCTGAGCCGGGGGGCGCCGGTCGCGACGGCGGTGGCGAACGTCGGCCAGGCGACCCCTGCGATCGGGCTGCTGGCGCTGCTGGTGATCTGGCTGGGCATCGGGCCGTCGACGGCGGTCACCGGCATGGTGATCTACGCGGTGCTGCCGGTGCTGTCCAACACGATGGCCGGTCTGCGGGCCATCGATCCGCAGCTGGTGGAGGCGGCGCGGGGCATCGGCATGTCGGCGGCGGGCCGGCTGCTGCGGGTGGAGCTGCCGCTGGCCGTGCCGCTGATCCTGGCGGGTGTGCGGACGGCGCTGGTGCTCAACGTGGGTACGGCGACGCTGGCGACGTTCGTCGGTGGCGGCGGTCTCGGCGACCTGATCACGACGGGCATCCAGACGCAGCGGATGGCGGTGCTGGTGCTGGGTTCGGTCCTGACGGTGGCGCTGGCGCTGCTGGTCGACTGGCTGGCGTCGCTGGCGGAGCTGGCGATGACGCCCCGCGGGCTGGAGGCCGGGTGA
- the hppD gene encoding 4-hydroxyphenylpyruvate dioxygenase, with product MTETISHTPDTARQADPFPVKGMDAVVFAVGNAKQAAHYYSTAFGMKLVAYSGPENGSRETASYVLANGGARFVFTSVIKPSTDWGRFLAEHVAEHGDGVVDLAIEVPDARKAYAYAVEQGATGVTEPYEVKDEHGTVVLAAIATYGKTRHTLVDRSGYDGPYLPGFVAANPIVEPPAKRTFQAIDHCVGNVELGKMNDWVAFYNKVMGFTNMKEFVGDDIATEYSALMSKVVADGTLKVKFPINEPAIAKKKSQIDEYLEFYGGAGVQHIALATNDIVHTVRTMRAAGVQFLDTPDSYYDTLGEWAGETRVPVETLRELKILVDRDEDGYLLQIFTKPVQDRPTVFFEMIERHGSMGFGKGNFKALFEAIEREQEKRGNL from the coding sequence ATGACTGAGACCATCTCCCACACCCCCGACACCGCCCGGCAGGCCGACCCCTTCCCGGTGAAGGGAATGGACGCGGTCGTCTTCGCCGTCGGCAACGCCAAGCAGGCCGCGCACTACTACTCCACCGCCTTCGGCATGAAGCTGGTCGCCTACTCCGGACCGGAGAACGGCAGCCGCGAGACCGCCAGTTACGTCCTGGCCAACGGCGGCGCGCGCTTCGTGTTCACGTCCGTCATCAAGCCCTCCACCGACTGGGGCCGCTTCCTCGCCGAGCACGTCGCCGAGCACGGCGACGGCGTCGTCGACCTCGCCATCGAGGTCCCCGACGCCCGCAAGGCGTACGCCTACGCCGTCGAGCAGGGCGCGACCGGCGTCACCGAGCCGTACGAGGTCAAGGACGAGCACGGCACCGTCGTCCTCGCCGCCATCGCCACCTACGGCAAGACCCGCCACACCCTCGTCGACCGCTCCGGCTACGACGGCCCCTACCTCCCCGGCTTCGTCGCCGCCAACCCGATCGTCGAGCCGCCGGCCAAGCGCACCTTCCAGGCCATCGACCACTGCGTCGGCAACGTCGAGCTCGGGAAGATGAACGACTGGGTGGCCTTCTACAACAAGGTCATGGGCTTCACCAACATGAAGGAGTTCGTGGGCGACGACATCGCCACCGAGTACTCCGCGCTGATGTCCAAGGTCGTCGCCGACGGCACGCTCAAGGTCAAGTTCCCGATCAACGAGCCCGCGATCGCGAAGAAGAAGTCGCAGATCGACGAGTACCTGGAGTTCTACGGCGGCGCCGGCGTCCAGCACATCGCGCTCGCCACGAACGACATCGTGCACACCGTCCGCACCATGCGGGCCGCCGGTGTCCAGTTCCTCGACACCCCCGACTCGTACTACGACACCCTCGGCGAGTGGGCCGGCGAGACGCGGGTGCCCGTCGAGACCCTGCGCGAGCTGAAGATCCTCGTCGACCGCGACGAGGACGGCTACCTGCTCCAGATCTTCACCAAGCCGGTCCAGGACCGCCCGACCGTCTTCTTCGAGATGATCGAGCGCCACGGATCGATGGGCTTCGGCAAGGGCAACTTCAAGGCGCTCTTCGAAGCGATCGAGCGCGAGCAGGAGAAGCGCGGCAACCTCTGA
- a CDS encoding betaine/proline/choline family ABC transporter ATP-binding protein (Members of the family are the ATP-binding subunit of ABC transporters for substrates such as betaine, L-proline or other amino acids, choline, carnitine, etc. The substrate specificity is best determined from the substrate-binding subunit, rather than this subunit, as it interacts with the permease subunit and not with substrate directly.), which produces MGASIELENLSKRYPGNPAPAVDNVSMEIRPGETVIFVGPSGCGKSTTLKMINRLIEPSSGRIRINDEDVTRMDPVKLRRKVGYAIQSSGLFPHMTVAENIALVPKMTGWSKARVRDRVEEMLDLVGLDPREFHGRYPRQLSGGQQQRVGVARALAADPPVLLMDEPFGAVDPITRDHLQDELIRLQHELHKTIVFVTHDFDEAIKLGDRIVVLRERSHIAQFDTPEAILTNPADDFVSGFVGAGAALKRLNLTRVRDVEIADFPTVSVDDPLQTIFNRLRGGLHNELLMLDRRGRPYKWLRRGDLMRAKGSLARAGQLVHDTVTRDATLHDALEAVLLDSAGRVAVTGRRGEYIGVVDMETLMNSVHEMLEADRLAAVEHQHDLEETRHHQTEVELEGGR; this is translated from the coding sequence GTGGGCGCGAGCATTGAGCTGGAGAACCTGTCGAAGCGGTACCCGGGCAATCCGGCCCCGGCGGTGGACAACGTCTCCATGGAGATCCGGCCGGGCGAGACGGTGATCTTCGTGGGGCCGTCGGGCTGCGGCAAGTCGACGACCCTGAAGATGATCAACCGGTTGATCGAGCCGTCGTCGGGCCGGATCCGGATCAACGACGAGGACGTGACCCGCATGGATCCGGTGAAGCTGCGCCGGAAGGTGGGGTACGCGATCCAGTCGTCCGGGCTGTTCCCGCACATGACGGTCGCCGAGAACATCGCCCTCGTACCCAAGATGACGGGCTGGTCGAAGGCGAGGGTGCGCGACCGGGTCGAGGAGATGCTGGACCTGGTGGGTCTGGACCCGCGGGAGTTCCACGGGCGCTATCCGCGCCAGTTGTCGGGCGGGCAGCAGCAGCGGGTGGGCGTGGCGCGGGCGCTGGCGGCGGATCCGCCGGTGCTGCTGATGGACGAACCGTTCGGCGCGGTGGACCCCATCACGCGCGACCACCTCCAGGACGAGCTGATCCGGCTCCAGCACGAGCTGCACAAGACGATCGTGTTCGTCACCCATGACTTCGACGAGGCGATCAAGCTGGGCGACCGGATCGTGGTGCTGCGCGAGCGTTCGCACATCGCCCAGTTCGACACGCCGGAGGCGATCCTCACCAACCCGGCGGACGACTTCGTGTCGGGGTTCGTGGGGGCGGGGGCGGCGCTGAAGCGGCTGAACCTCACGCGCGTGCGGGACGTGGAGATCGCCGACTTCCCTACGGTGTCGGTGGACGACCCGCTCCAGACGATCTTCAACCGGTTGCGGGGCGGGCTGCACAACGAGCTGCTGATGCTGGACCGGCGCGGCCGGCCGTACAAGTGGCTGCGGCGCGGTGACCTGATGCGGGCCAAGGGGTCGCTCGCGCGGGCGGGCCAGTTGGTGCACGACACGGTCACGCGGGACGCGACGCTGCACGACGCGCTGGAGGCGGTACTCCTCGACTCGGCGGGACGGGTGGCGGTGACGGGCCGGCGCGGCGAGTACATCGGGGTCGTCGACATGGAGACGCTGATGAACTCGGTGCACGAGATGCTGGAGGCGGACCGGCTGGCGGCCGTCGAGCACCAGCACGACCTGGAGGAGACGCGCCACCACCAGACCGAGGTGGAGCTGGAGGGCGGCCGGTGA
- a CDS encoding Lrp/AsnC family transcriptional regulator, with protein MAIDHLDGRLIALLAREPRIGVLEASRRLGVARGTVQARLDRLQSNGVIRGFGPEVDPAALGYPVTAFATLEIKQGQGPDVREHLAGVPEVLELHTTTGHGDMLCRLVARSNADLQRVIDRVVGFDGIVRASTAIVMENPVPLRIIPLVEQAAQE; from the coding sequence ATGGCGATCGATCATCTGGACGGCAGGCTCATCGCCCTGCTGGCGCGGGAGCCGCGCATAGGCGTGCTGGAGGCGTCGCGGCGGCTGGGCGTGGCGCGCGGCACGGTGCAGGCGCGGCTGGACCGGCTTCAGTCGAACGGAGTCATCCGGGGCTTCGGTCCGGAGGTGGACCCGGCGGCGCTGGGCTACCCGGTGACGGCGTTCGCGACGCTGGAGATCAAGCAGGGGCAAGGGCCCGATGTGCGGGAGCACTTGGCGGGTGTGCCGGAGGTGCTGGAGCTGCACACGACGACCGGGCACGGGGACATGCTGTGCCGGCTGGTCGCCCGGTCGAACGCGGATCTCCAGCGGGTGATCGACCGGGTTGTCGGTTTTGATGGCATCGTCCGCGCCTCCACGGCGATCGTCATGGAGAACCCGGTGCCGCTGCGGATCATCCCGCTGGTGGAGCAGGCCGCGCAGGAGTAG
- a CDS encoding ABC transporter permease, giving the protein MSFWEYVASRHQQLLTDAYQHVSAVFQCMVIATALGVLIALVSYRSGWAGNLAITSTATILTIPSLALIGLLIPVVGLGVPPTVIALVLYGLLPIVRNAIVGLRGVDPALVDAAKGIGMSPAARLARVELPLAWPPILTGIRVSTQMLMGIAAIAAYASGPGLGNEIFRGIASLGSANALNQVLAGTVGIVILALLFDAAYVLLGRLTIPRGIRGREH; this is encoded by the coding sequence GTGAGCTTCTGGGAGTACGTGGCCAGCCGCCACCAGCAGCTGCTCACGGACGCGTACCAGCACGTCAGCGCCGTCTTCCAATGCATGGTGATCGCCACGGCGCTGGGCGTGCTGATCGCCCTGGTGTCGTACCGCAGCGGCTGGGCGGGGAACTTGGCGATCACGTCCACGGCCACGATCCTGACGATCCCCTCGCTGGCGCTGATCGGCCTGCTGATCCCGGTGGTGGGGCTCGGGGTGCCGCCCACGGTGATCGCGCTGGTGCTGTACGGGCTGCTGCCGATCGTGCGGAACGCGATCGTGGGGCTGCGGGGGGTGGACCCGGCGCTGGTGGACGCCGCGAAGGGCATCGGGATGTCCCCGGCGGCCCGGCTGGCGCGGGTGGAGCTGCCGCTGGCGTGGCCGCCGATCCTGACGGGGATCCGGGTGTCGACGCAGATGCTGATGGGCATCGCCGCGATCGCGGCGTACGCCTCGGGGCCGGGGCTGGGCAATGAGATCTTCCGGGGGATCGCCTCGCTGGGCAGTGCCAACGCGCTCAACCAGGTGCTGGCGGGGACGGTGGGGATCGTGATCCTGGCCCTGTTGTTCGACGCCGCGTACGTCCTGCTCGGGCGGCTGACGATTCCGAGGGGGATCCGTGGGCGCGAGCATTGA
- a CDS encoding NUDIX hydrolase, translating into MAITADHIRTTLADYLAQRPEAKTELGVVLGLLDDGDDLTSRKTLPGHVTAGAILVDPDSRILHILHNATQKWLLPGGHLEASDGTLLQAAGRELTEETGIPPHVITPHSQTPLHIDIHPIDANPAKDESAHHHFDFRYLFRTTADIGELQTEEVSDAVWREIDNISDDALRQRIAQVLR; encoded by the coding sequence ATGGCCATCACGGCAGACCACATCCGCACCACGCTCGCCGACTACCTCGCCCAGCGCCCCGAGGCCAAGACCGAGCTCGGCGTCGTCCTCGGACTCCTGGACGACGGCGACGACCTCACCAGCCGCAAGACCTTGCCCGGTCATGTCACTGCAGGCGCGATCCTCGTCGACCCCGACAGCCGCATCCTGCACATTCTCCACAACGCCACCCAGAAGTGGCTGCTGCCTGGGGGGCACCTCGAGGCCTCTGACGGCACCCTTCTCCAGGCCGCCGGCCGTGAGCTCACCGAGGAGACCGGGATCCCGCCCCACGTGATCACCCCGCACAGCCAGACCCCCCTCCACATCGACATCCACCCCATCGACGCCAACCCCGCCAAGGACGAGTCCGCCCACCACCACTTCGACTTCCGGTACCTCTTCCGCACCACCGCCGACATCGGCGAACTCCAGACCGAAGAGGTCTCAGACGCCGTCTGGCGCGAGATCGACAACATCAGCGACGACGCCCTCCGCCAGCGGATTGCCCAGGTTCTGCGCTGA
- a CDS encoding adenosylhomocysteinase: protein MEIFERARLDAYFTKIATNFAPDEKIATFLITHLLPERPSFVRAVAATTTLKAVLPKPKSIDVSARREVEHTTAVDTLTRELFTDPDAALDYLESRAAGETTCLLDVGGYFAPTLETVHSRFTGRLAGVIEDTENGHRRYEDLDKLPCPVISVARSPLKDPEDFLVGQSVVFSTEAVMRGRGDILHGRPTLVIGFGKLGSSIARLLHAKGIQVTVFDIDPVRRTQALSQGFAVARDREAALTGAGLVLCATGAVSLRGEDFPHLRNGTYIATVTSSEDELDLAGLPDVYTRTQVGDHVTRYQTTGHYFYLANGGNAVNFIHGASVGPFIFLVQAEILAAIRMLTREDLVPGIHEVPAADRAAIAANWLNYFNR from the coding sequence ATGGAAATCTTCGAGCGCGCCAGGCTGGACGCCTACTTCACCAAGATCGCCACCAACTTCGCCCCCGACGAGAAGATTGCGACCTTCCTCATCACCCACCTGCTGCCCGAGCGGCCCTCCTTCGTCCGCGCCGTCGCGGCGACGACCACCCTGAAGGCGGTACTGCCCAAGCCGAAGTCCATCGACGTCTCCGCCCGGCGCGAGGTCGAGCACACCACCGCCGTCGACACGCTGACCCGCGAACTGTTCACCGACCCCGACGCCGCCCTGGACTACCTCGAGTCCCGGGCCGCCGGGGAGACGACCTGCCTGCTGGACGTCGGCGGCTACTTCGCCCCCACCCTCGAGACGGTCCACAGCCGCTTCACCGGACGGCTCGCAGGGGTGATCGAGGACACCGAGAACGGCCACCGCCGCTACGAGGACCTCGACAAGCTGCCCTGCCCCGTCATCTCGGTCGCCCGGTCTCCGCTGAAGGATCCCGAGGACTTCCTCGTCGGCCAGTCCGTCGTCTTCTCCACCGAGGCCGTCATGCGCGGACGCGGCGACATCCTCCACGGCCGTCCTACCCTCGTGATCGGCTTCGGCAAGCTCGGCTCCTCCATCGCCCGGCTCCTGCACGCCAAGGGAATTCAGGTCACCGTCTTCGACATCGATCCCGTCCGCCGAACCCAGGCTCTCTCCCAGGGCTTCGCCGTCGCCCGCGACCGGGAGGCCGCCCTGACCGGCGCCGGCCTCGTCCTCTGCGCGACCGGAGCGGTCTCCCTGCGAGGCGAGGACTTCCCCCACCTCCGCAACGGCACCTACATCGCCACCGTCACCTCCAGCGAGGACGAGCTCGACCTCGCCGGCCTGCCCGACGTCTACACCCGCACGCAGGTCGGCGACCACGTCACCCGCTACCAGACCACCGGCCATTACTTCTATCTGGCGAACGGCGGCAACGCCGTCAACTTCATCCACGGCGCCAGCGTTGGGCCGTTCATCTTCCTGGTCCAGGCCGAGATCCTCGCCGCGATCAGGATGCTCACCCGCGAAGACCTCGTCCCCGGCATCCACGAGGTCCCCGCGGCCGACCGCGCCGCCATCGCGGCGAACTGGCTCAACTACTTCAACAGGTGA
- a CDS encoding YdcF family protein, which translates to MGDNQQTITEDQWRQTKLIWDYHQMQHQVRSVDVAIGLGSHDLGVAAAAADLYHRGLFPTLVFTGGNSATTKARFPRGEAVHFREHALDLGVPDEAILVEPNAANTGQNITLTRDLLAATGIVPATVMLVSKPYMERRSFATARKLWPDVEIVCTSEPLELDDYFKSIGDEKLVVDMLVGDLQRVIEYPKQGFAIAQDVPEDVHAGYESLIRDGFTSRLIS; encoded by the coding sequence GTGGGCGACAACCAGCAGACCATCACCGAGGACCAGTGGCGCCAAACCAAGCTGATCTGGGACTACCACCAGATGCAGCACCAGGTCCGGTCCGTCGACGTGGCGATCGGCCTGGGCAGCCACGACCTCGGCGTCGCCGCGGCCGCCGCCGACCTCTATCACCGCGGCCTGTTCCCCACCCTGGTGTTCACCGGCGGCAACAGCGCCACCACGAAGGCCCGCTTCCCCCGCGGCGAGGCCGTCCACTTCCGCGAGCACGCGCTCGACCTCGGCGTCCCCGACGAGGCGATCCTCGTCGAGCCGAACGCCGCGAACACCGGCCAGAACATCACCCTCACCCGAGACCTGCTGGCCGCGACCGGCATCGTCCCCGCGACGGTGATGCTGGTCTCCAAGCCCTATATGGAGAGGCGGTCCTTCGCCACCGCCCGCAAGCTGTGGCCCGACGTCGAGATCGTGTGCACGTCGGAGCCGCTGGAGCTGGACGACTACTTCAAGTCCATCGGCGACGAGAAGCTCGTGGTGGACATGCTCGTCGGTGATCTCCAGCGGGTGATCGAGTATCCGAAGCAGGGCTTCGCCATCGCCCAGGATGTCCCGGAGGACGTGCATGCCGGATACGAGTCCCTCATCCGCGACGGCTTCACCAGCCGCCTCATCTCCTGA